The following proteins are co-located in the Caldilineales bacterium genome:
- a CDS encoding GntR family transcriptional regulator: protein MSPSLDLHPLDHRSPIPLYHQLKTQIIAGVEGGDLPVGATLPPEVELVSVLGVSRQTVRRAMQELEYDGYIQRARGRGTTVLRTKISRGLTRLTSFSEDMLQRSQKVNSQLLAFEMLAAAPFLAEKLHLAPGTPVIYLHRLRCANSAPIAITTSYIHLPGGAGISRADIERLGSLYALLERQNAPVLEADRTIEAIAANDEQARLLAVAPGSPLLLVEGVAYTFDHVAIEYHQVISAGERYKYAIHVNR, encoded by the coding sequence ATGTCGCCGTCCCTGGATCTCCACCCCCTCGATCATCGTTCGCCGATTCCGCTCTACCACCAGCTCAAGACGCAGATCATCGCCGGGGTGGAGGGCGGCGACCTGCCGGTGGGCGCCACCCTGCCGCCGGAGGTCGAATTGGTGAGCGTGTTGGGGGTCAGCCGGCAGACGGTGCGGCGGGCGATGCAGGAATTGGAGTATGATGGCTACATCCAGCGGGCGCGGGGGCGCGGCACCACCGTGTTGCGCACCAAGATCAGTCGTGGTCTCACCCGTCTGACCAGTTTCAGCGAGGACATGCTCCAACGCAGCCAGAAGGTCAACAGCCAACTTCTCGCCTTCGAGATGCTCGCCGCCGCGCCCTTCCTGGCCGAAAAGCTCCACCTGGCGCCGGGGACCCCCGTGATCTATCTGCACCGGCTGCGGTGCGCCAACAGCGCGCCCATCGCCATCACCACCTCCTATATCCATCTGCCCGGCGGCGCCGGCATCAGCCGCGCCGACATCGAGCGCCTCGGCTCGCTCTATGCCCTGCTCGAACGCCAGAATGCGCCCGTCCTCGAAGCCGACCGCACGATCGAGGCCATCGCCGCCAATGACGAACAGGCGCGGCTGCTGGCCGTGGCCCCTGGCTCGCCGCTCTTGCTGGTCGAAGGCGTGGCCTACACCTTCGACCATGTGGCCATCGAATACCACCAGGTCATCAGCGCCGGAGAACGATACAAATATGCCATCCATGTAAACCGCTAA